The following DNA comes from Streptomyces sp. NBC_00273.
ATGCGCAGCTCCTGCAGCCGGCGCGGTACGCGGACGGCCCAGCTCGTGTCCCGGAAGTACCGCTTGATCTCCCCCACGATGGTGGGCAGGGCGAACGACATGAACTCGAACCCGAGCTCCGGATCGAACCTGTTGATGGCCTTGATCAGACCGATGGTGCCGACCTGCAAGACGTCTTCCCACGGCGCGCCGACGTGCCGGACGCGCGTGGCCGCGTACTTCACCATGCTCAGGTTCAGCTCGACCAAGGTGTTGCGCACGTACGAGTACTCTGCGGTCCCCTCGTCCAGTTCGTGCAGCCGCCGGAAGAGCGTGACCGACAGGTCGTGGGCATCGGCGGTGCTCACGGACCGCGGATCGCGCATCTCACGGGGATCCTGCGGCGCGGAGCCGGGCTGGCTACGGAGAGTGGCAGGCATGGAGCCTCCTCGGGGAGTTCCCTCAAAGCCCCATACCCGCTCACGAGGGCTTGAAGCTGTGCGGGCCGTGGCCGTGCGTCACTCTTCGTGTGCGGGCGGGCGCCCCAGGGCGCGATAGCGGTCGAACGCCTCCCGGGCGTCCGGTATGAACGCGCGGCTGCGGACGAGCTCGTCGAGCTCGGGCTCGGTCAGCCAGTCGAACCAGGCGACTTCCGTGGGGTCGGGCCGGACCGGCGCGGTGATCACGACTTCGTGAAGACCCAGCCAGTAGGGACTGATCGCCCCGTCGCACAGGAACTTGAGCACGAAGCGGGGAACGGCGTGGACCCCGAGCTCCTCCGCCAGCTCCCTGGCCGCGGCCTCCTCGTACGACTCGCCGACGTCGACGGCGCCACCGAGCATCCAGTTGAACTGCCCGGGAAACCGTGACGCGTCGTCCGGGCGACGGTGCACGAGGATCCGGCCGTCGTCGTCGCGGCACACGATCGTCGCGACGCGGTGCGGCCAGTGCTCCCGGATCGCCTCCGCCCGGTCCACGACGGCCACGACGTGATCCTGCTCATCGACCCGCTCCACCAGTTCGCCCATGGGGCACATGATCGCAGGGGCCTCGCCCGACATCCCGTACGGTGTCCGCCCGGTCACGGGACCGGGCGGACACCCGACAGCCGGTCAGCTACCGGGCCGGACCACCACCGCCATCACCTCGACCGGCGCGCTGTAGCGGAAGTGGAGGACGAACGGCACCATGTCGCCGGCCTCCCAGCGGGTCTCCTTCGTCAGCGTCGTGACGCTCAGGTCCAAGGGGGACATGGTGACGGTGCCGCCCGCGGGCACCCGCACCGGAGCCGCGCTCCGTACGACGTCGGGCCCGAGCCCGGAGCTCACCCGCCGGCTGAGCAGCGTCTTCTCGACGCCGGACGACGTCACCTCGGTCAACTGGTCGTCCGCGCCCCCGATGTTGGTGATGTCGAAGAAGGCGGCCGTGTCCCGGCCCCTGCCGTCGGGCAGGAGCACGCGGCCGTTCCCGGCGGCGATCTGCGGCGGGGTGCCCGCGGCGCCGGCCGAGGTCCACGCCGTGAGACCCGCCAGCGCGAGCGCACACGCGACCACGGGGACGAGCGCGGCGCGCAGCCCCTCGCGCACGCGTCGATCGATCGGCAGCCGGCCGCCCGGGGTCCGCTCCGAAGGTGAATGCGTCATCGTCCCGTACCCCCCGTCCGGCTGCTCGTACCCGCCCGGCGTACGTGCGGTGCCGGCTGCCAGGTGCGCAACCGGAGGCTGTGGGCCACCACCATCAGGGAACTCACCGACATCGCCGCGGCAGCGACCATCGGGTTGAGCAGCCCCACCGCGGCGAGCGGCAGGGTGACGACGTTGTAGCCGAAGGCCCAGACGAGGTTGGCCCGGATCGTCCTGAGGGTCCGCCTGGCCAGCTCGACGGCGTCGGCGACCGCCTCGATGTCGCCGCGCACCAGCGTGACGTCGGCCGCGCCGATGGCCACGTCCGTTCCGCTCCCCATGGCGATGCCGAGGTCGGCCCCGGCCAGGGCGCCGGCGTCGTTCACCCCGTCGCCGATCACCGCGACCCGTCGCCCCTGACCGCGTAACTCCCTGACGAGCCGCGCCTTGTCCTCGGGCGAGCAGTGCGCGTGCACGTCCCGGATCCCCAGCGCGGCGGCGACCCGGGCCGCGGTGGCCCCGCGGTCACCGGTGGCCAGTACCGGCTCCACCCCCAGCCGTCGCAGCCGGTCGACGGCCCGGTAGCTGCCGGGGCGCAGGACGTCCCCGAGGGCGATCAGGGCCTGGTCGGCGCCGTCCACCCGGACCAGGACCGGCGTGTGCGCCGCCGCCTCCGCCTCGGCCAGGGCACGGTCCAGCGACGGATGCAGATCCGCACCGGCGGCGCAGACCTCCACGCGGTGCCCCTCCACCACTCCCGTCACGCCGATGCCCGCAGTGGCCCGGAATTCGGTCACCTCGGCCAGCGGGCCACGCTGCGGATCCTGCAGGGAGTGCGCGACCACGGCGCGGCCCAGCGGGTGCTCGGAACCCTGCTCCACCGCCGCGGCCAGCCACAGGGCCCGCTCCCGGCCCGTCCCGTCGGGCACGGCCGTCACGCGCGCGACGGTCATCCGGCCGGTCGTCAGCGTGCCGGTCTTGTCCAGGACCACGGTGTCGACGTGCCGCAGGGTCTCCAGCGCCCGCGGGCCGCTGACCAGCAGACCCAGCTGTGCGCCCCGGCCGGTCGCCGCCAGCAGGGCGGTGGGGGTCGCCAGCCCCAGCGCGCAGGGACAGGCCACGACCAGGACGGCCACACAGGCCGTGACGGCTGCCTGCGGCTCGGCCCCGGCACCGAGCCAGAAGCCGAGAACGGTGACGGCCAGGGCCAGCACCACCGGGACGAAGACCCCCGCCACCGCATCGGCCAGGCGCTGGGCCCGGGCCTTGCCGGACTGCGCCTCGGCGACCATGCGGGTGATCCGGGCGAGCTGGGTGTCCGCGCCGACAGCGGTGGCCCGGACGGTCAGCAGACCGCCCGCGTTGACCGCACCGCCGACCACGGCCCGGCCGGGGCCCACCTCGACGGGCTCGCTCTCGCCGGTGACCAGGGAAAGGTCGACGGCCGAACCGCCGGAGGCCACCACCCCGTCCGTCGCCACCCGCTCGCCCGGCCGCACGACGAACTCCTGCCCCACCCGCAACTGCCCGATCGGGACGAGCCGCTCGCGGCCGTCCTCCCGCACGGTCACGTCCTTGGCGGCCAGACCGGCGAGCGAGCGCAGTGCCTCACCCGTGCCGCGGCGGGCCCGGGATTCGAGGAAACGCCCGGTCAGCACGAACAGCGGGACCCCGACCGCGGCCTCGAGGTAGATGTGCGCCACGTCTCCGCCGGCCGAAGGCAGCAGACTGAACGGCATCCGCATCCCCGGATCGCCCGCCCCGCCCAGGAACAGTGCGTACGCCGACCAGGAGAAGGAAGCGACGACGCCCAGCGACACCAGGGTGTCCATCGTCGCCGCCGCGTGCCGCAGCCCCCGTAACGCCCGGGTGTGGAACGGCAGAGAACCCCAGACGGCGACCGGCGCGGCCAGCACGAAGCACAGCCACTGCCAGTTGCGGAACTGAAGGGCGGGCGCCATCGACAGCGCCAGAACCGGAACGGACAGCAGGGCGGTGATCAGCAGCCGCTGCACCTCCTCACCGCCCGGGGAACCCTCCGTGCCCGCCGCCGGCGGCGTCGTCCGGTCCTCCGCGGGCTCGGGCGGCGCCGGCACCTCGGCGCTGTAGCCCGCCCGCTCGACCGCCGACACGAGGTCTGCCACCGTCACGTGCGACGGATGCAGCACCCGGGCCCGCCCGGTGGCGAGGTTGACCGTGGCGCTCACACCCTCGATCCTGGCCAGCCGCTTCTCGACACGGTTCACACAGGCCGCGCAGGTCATCCCGCCGACGACCAGATCGGTGGTGCCCACCACCACTTCCGTCCGCTCGGCCGTCACCGCGTGCCGCCCGTACCGCCGCTGTGCCCGTGCGGCCGTCCCAGGTCCCCGACGAAGGCCGGACTCTCGACTTCGGTGGACTGCATGCCGGGCGCCACCGGGCCGGCGCCCGCTCCCACCGCGTACGCCGCGCCGAACATCACTATGAGCAGCGCCACGAAGCCGGCGAGAGCGGGCGGCGGCGCCCAGCGCTTCAGCGCGGTGATCGCCA
Coding sequences within:
- a CDS encoding NUDIX hydrolase, translating into MGELVERVDEQDHVVAVVDRAEAIREHWPHRVATIVCRDDDGRILVHRRPDDASRFPGQFNWMLGGAVDVGESYEEAAARELAEELGVHAVPRFVLKFLCDGAISPYWLGLHEVVITAPVRPDPTEVAWFDWLTEPELDELVRSRAFIPDAREAFDRYRALGRPPAHEE
- a CDS encoding copper chaperone PCu(A)C — translated: MTHSPSERTPGGRLPIDRRVREGLRAALVPVVACALALAGLTAWTSAGAAGTPPQIAAGNGRVLLPDGRGRDTAAFFDITNIGGADDQLTEVTSSGVEKTLLSRRVSSGLGPDVVRSAAPVRVPAGGTVTMSPLDLSVTTLTKETRWEAGDMVPFVLHFRYSAPVEVMAVVVRPGS
- a CDS encoding heavy metal translocating P-type ATPase: MTCAACVNRVEKRLARIEGVSATVNLATGRARVLHPSHVTVADLVSAVERAGYSAEVPAPPEPAEDRTTPPAAGTEGSPGGEEVQRLLITALLSVPVLALSMAPALQFRNWQWLCFVLAAPVAVWGSLPFHTRALRGLRHAAATMDTLVSLGVVASFSWSAYALFLGGAGDPGMRMPFSLLPSAGGDVAHIYLEAAVGVPLFVLTGRFLESRARRGTGEALRSLAGLAAKDVTVREDGRERLVPIGQLRVGQEFVVRPGERVATDGVVASGGSAVDLSLVTGESEPVEVGPGRAVVGGAVNAGGLLTVRATAVGADTQLARITRMVAEAQSGKARAQRLADAVAGVFVPVVLALAVTVLGFWLGAGAEPQAAVTACVAVLVVACPCALGLATPTALLAATGRGAQLGLLVSGPRALETLRHVDTVVLDKTGTLTTGRMTVARVTAVPDGTGRERALWLAAAVEQGSEHPLGRAVVAHSLQDPQRGPLAEVTEFRATAGIGVTGVVEGHRVEVCAAGADLHPSLDRALAEAEAAAHTPVLVRVDGADQALIALGDVLRPGSYRAVDRLRRLGVEPVLATGDRGATAARVAAALGIRDVHAHCSPEDKARLVRELRGQGRRVAVIGDGVNDAGALAGADLGIAMGSGTDVAIGAADVTLVRGDIEAVADAVELARRTLRTIRANLVWAFGYNVVTLPLAAVGLLNPMVAAAAMSVSSLMVVAHSLRLRTWQPAPHVRRAGTSSRTGGTGR